The DNA region CTGTCCCAGTCTACTTCTTTCCTGAAATGCCCATCTGATTACCCTAATTGCCTTTTGGGTGACTTTCTCCTCGCGGCTCTGGCTGCAGGAGAACGGCTCTAGCTAGACAACAGCTGGCCCTGGCCTTTCCCTGGGGGAAGGAGATTGAGCTTGCTACTTTAGCAACAAAATCAAGGCCAAGGCCATTCTTGCCTAAATCTTCGAGAGCATTGATCCCTCGCAAAACCGGAAAAAGCCTCTTCTCGTTGCTTGAACTGGAAGAGGAGACAAGCCTCTCATAGCGAGAGAAGCGGCAACTGCTGGAAGAgcagatgatgatgatatcatTCTCACAGTAGTTCTAGGCCTCTCAGCTCTGCTCGAGCGGCTGCCATGCCTCTTGACTGGCGAAAATTTATTTCAGTGCAGAAGGcacctctatatatatatatatatatatatatgtactagCAAGAATTTATTTCAAGCTGTCCGAACCAAAACAGTCTAAATAACGCTTATAAGATTGGGACTCCGGTTGAATGCATTATTGCCACAGAAGTTCACATTCATCATCGATAGTTCGATCACCACTCGGTTCAGTACAGAATAATGAAGAGCTCAAAATTAGGACTTGATCCGTACTTCCTCGAGCGGCACTTTACCCTTCTGAACACACTCATAGTTGAAGGCTGCATAATTCTTCACAGTTCGGTACATTCTCGGCCTAGCCTCATCCACCAAGCAATGCAGGGGCCCAATTTCTCCATCTTGTTCCGGCTCATTGAACATGGCCACAGATAGCCTCAGCTGGTTCGGGTTGGTCAAGACCCTGTGCACGGGACTCTTGAAAATCCCGTTGCTCATTATCTGTGGAAGCTCAAGCTAAAGTCAGTTCAAGAATGGACTCGAACATCGCAAAAACACCAGATATCATCTCCATCAGGTCTAGAAAAATAAGCACCGCAAAAGCTAATTTTTAACCACCGGACAAATTTACCTGCATTTGATCTCCAAGATTGACGACGAGAGCTTGAGGAATCACGGGAACAGTGGCCCATGCCCCGTCTTTGAAGACCTGAAGCCCTTCCACTTCCTCATCCTGTAGGAGGACTGTGATACCCGACCTATCGGAATGAGGCTTCACACCCAGGACATCAGCGCTTGGGGAAGGCGGGTAGAAGTTGAATCTCACTTGCATTATTGGCCGAGCTCCGTATTGGCTCAAGAAGCTGTCCTCGTCCAAGTTCAGTGATCTAGCCATCACCTTCGAGAGATCATCCATCACGGACTTCACCTTAGTGGCATACTCGTGCAAGATTTCACTGGAAGAAGGAACACCATTAATCACTGTACGGAAGTTTGCAGCAAGCAACcataaaaattttgacttgccgatttaatatataattacccGAAATCTGTCGGATTTTCAGGCCAAAGATTGAGCCTCCTCTGATCTACAGGGAACACCCGAAGGAAAAGGCGGTAACAACAGTCGATCACTTGCTTCTCCGCCACTATCAGGTCATCCCCATAACCTTCGACTTCATTCGCAGCGCGCACGCACTTCTGTTTCTCTTCATCTGGGAGAGCAAAGAACTCCTTTGCAACTCCTCGGACTTTATCGAGGAACTCGCTTGGGATTCCGTGGCCGACCGCCTGTAATACAAAGCAATGCCGCAAGGAAAAATCGTTCCTTTATGCTCCGAAACCATAAGATTTGTGCAAAATTAGCTGTTCTAAACCAAAAGATCATCTAACTTTCGGCAGGCTACTCGACTCGAGAGAAACAAGAAGCCCTGCAAGGAATATGACAGTAATAGCAAAAGAGGAGCTCGGAAGAAACCTGGAAGCAGCCGCAGGAGCTGAGGACTGACTTCACCTTCTGCAGTTCGTTCTCagaggaggagaggagggAGACGTCAATGGTTGGGTAGATGGAGTCGGTGCTCTCTCCCTCTTTGGTGGCCATCTTGAGACGAGATGATGAAATCGGACAAGTTACGAGATTGCTGCTGCTGACAGAGAGATGAGACAGTATTATATATAGAGGCACGGATCCGTATGTTACCTTAGAGGCATGATCCATCCTTCACTCTTGGTTGACGTGACCAACGAGAAGATTGTCTACTGCAAAAGACGGTCCCACCGGGGGCCCCACATTGTCGGGACAGGCCGCGAGTCCCAGATCAAGTGCTTCAAGTTGTTAGTGTTTTGCACATGCCTGTCTGAACCAGCTACTGCTCTATCAAATGTCTCTAACTGCTTCAACAGGAGATGTGTTATAATTCATTGATTAACTCGGACCTGGACCCGGACCCGGTCGGTTTTGTGCAGGTATAGTGTGCTGTTCTCCTGTGTTTTACGCGGATGAAGCCGTGCCGCGTCATGTTCCTGTCATACTTGTATAATTAAGTCTGCTAATTAAGACAAAcattgtcaatttttaatatttctccTGTCTGGCCAAGTTTGATCACATGAGCTCATTTGAGGCCGGCAAGCACGGGTTTGAATGACACCAATTAGCATTAAAAATGGTATTTCTCTATTTTAGAATTGACGTTTCCTGTTGTCCAATCCCTGGTCCTGTTCATTTTTGTGCTCTTATTACAGCATGGAATCTACTTTCTTCGACTTTTGGGAATATGTCGATACCGATTCTCTTTTTTCCTGGAAAACTaatggtgcgtttgattttagaatttaacagaattgaatttttgttttaattaatttgtaatgattatattgttcaattatgataaaaagtttaaataaaataataaatagttgagagaaagtaatgattatactGTTGAATTATGCAAAAAGTAATGAACaattgagataaaataatgattgtgttattgaattgtgaaaaaaataatgaatagatgcgagaatttaatattaaaaattgaattaaatgattaaaaaaattaaagaaaaaagaaaaagtaataattgtgttgatAACTTGatagtgaaattaagtggagtaaagttaaaaaatgTTTATAAAATCAAGCAAGAGACTGCAACGTGTGATCTACTCTATATGAAGGAATGGTGatgacttttttttaactttcacTTAtcttaattcaacaataaaattattactttttttttctttttcttcaatttttttaacttaattactatttaatttaacttttaataataaattttctcaactattcattactttttaccGCAATTCAATaccacaattattacaatctcaaataaatataattatttatagttgGAGCGgagtgaaattaaaaaaattttcatttgccAAACAATGCAAGATCATCACGAAGAAATCGTTGCACTCAAAGAATCTTTATTGACAAATGCCTGAGGAAAACCAATTAAAGTTCCACGGAACTACTCAGCTACAAGCAGGAAGCCTGATATTCGGCATGTGAACAAATACCAACGAGAAAGGAGAGATAGTCACGGGATCTGTGGCTTTCACATGAACGGGCTGAAGAGCTGGAATCTCCCCAGAGGTATTTACAGTTAAAACTTCCCCGTTGAGGAGGACTGTCCCGGCTGTGCAAATTTCCGTCCTTCGCTGTTAAATGGTATTCCTCCCTCGTTGTCTCTTCCCTGTAACTTCTTGGTGGTCGAATAGCCTTGGATTTACTAGAGCTCTGACTATGGTGTCCGTGGTGATGGTGCTGGTCACGGTGGAGGCGATGATATCGACTACCGTTAAATGTGACTTTGGCCTCAACTGTGGAGTTACCGTCCAGGTTAATCAACAATACAACAACTCCTTTCTGCATTTAAGACAAGGAGGGGAAGTCAGATGAAAGAGTAAAAGGTTCTCGACCTTTTGGCTCAATCAAGCTTGATATTCGACTTACAGATGGCTTTGCACAGTGAGCATAAGTACGGAGTTTGTTAGTCCCAGAAAAGCTCGTCGCGAGAATGTATCTTCCCATCAGCCGATGCCAGAGAAGAGCGCTGCACACAGAAGAAAGAGAACATTAGTGTGGAATTTGTAcgtttaatttgtttatttctcaagaaccgaaaaaaagaagaagcaaaaaTTACAGAAATTGCAATCCAGATTTTTCAGCTACCTGCAGTAATCTGGATTTGGTACAAAAGTAGTTGTGTCAAGCAACCCGTAGTTTCTTCCACCAATCAGTGATTGTCTACAGTAAGTTTTGGTATCGTAGGTCGACGACATACCAAGCTGATCCAAGTATCTATCATAAGCAAAGCGAACTGGTCAAAAGAACATGTGGATAatcgggaaaaaaataaaacttttatttCATGTTAGGGGGAAAGAAATACCAGAAACTGAACACAAAGGCATTTGTAACAAGATTTCTGCCACTATTGTAAGCCCCTCCCGCCTCTCCTACCCATGCCACTGCAGAAGTTGCCGAGCTCTTAATCGTGTTTTGGAGGTCTCTAAATGTATTAACCGTATTATCAAGAACACTTGGGTCGAGAATCTCCTCCACAAGGTGCTTATCAACTCCTGCAAGAGATGTTGTAGGTCAGAATAATCCAATTTACATAGCTCAAAGCTGAGATATGATATGATTCTTCTGAAAACTAATCATAATGACTTTCAACTGTCTTTTTACTCTTTCTTTTCCCCGAACTGGACGTGTCAAATGCTGAGGCATGTCGCTTCTAAAAAACTATTTTCTGAAACAAACAGGCCCTAATAGAAAAGCCATACCTGGCCCAAGATTGTAGATGTGGTGCGTGATTGCATCTACAGAGCTTGTAGCCTTAACTACGAGTTCTTTAAACCATGCAGCATCAAAGAATCCTCCTGGAGATATGATAAGGGGCTTCGGCTCTACACTGTTGTAGATATCAAGCACAATGTTATGTAGAGAGATTGTGTCGGAAGCATATTGGCTTGCTGATACTCTAGTCCCGACTCCACTCCCACTCAATTCCCGTTTGATTATGGGCAACAACAATTATTTGCTTCATTTAATTAGCAGACATGCCGTTCCAAACTCTTGGAAATCAATTTACTTTTATTCCATTGAACTGATGAAATCGACTTTGAGAACTACACCTACTGACTGGTGTGGTTTAGCTCCTTGCTTCTGATCCGCGCTTGCAGCTGATAAGCAAGAACTGTGTATTCCATCAGGTTAGAAAAGCCAAAAGCGTTGAAGTGCTTCTCCAAATGCGAGTTCCATTGCACACGATGCCCCCGGTTTATTTGGACCCTCCGCAACAAGATGCCCGCTCTCACTGCCAATTATTTTATCCACCTCAGCACGTGCAACTTCAAGGGTGATCCCCGCTGAATTGAGAATTCTGGCAGCTCTAGAAGTGCTTTCACGGAGAAGACCGAGAAGGACATGCTCGGTCCCCAGGGTTCTCCGCCCCAGTCTACTTCTTTCCTGAAATGCCCATCCGATTTCCCTAACTGCCTTTTGGGTGACTTTCTCCTCGCGGCTCCGGCTGTGGGAGAACGGCTCTAGCTAGACAACGGCTGGCCCTGGCCTTTCCCTGGGGGAAGGAGATTGAGCTTGCTCCTTAAGCAAGAAAATCAAGGCCAAGGCCAGTCTTGCCTAAATAATCGAGAGCATTGATCCCTCGCAAAACCAGAAAAATCCTCTTCTCGTTGCTTGAACTGGATGAGGAGGAGACAAGCCTCTCATAGCGAGAGAAGCGGCAACTGCTGGAAGAGCAGATGATGATCATTCTCACAGTAGTTCTAGGCCTCTCAGCTCTGCTCGAGCGGCTGCCATGCCTCTTGACTGGcgaaaatttatttcatttcagaaggcatatatatatatatatatatatatacatacactaGCAAGAATTTATTTCAAGCTGTCCGAACCAAAACAGTCTAACCATTTGGTTTCGCAAtcgaattttaagattttaactctaacttttaactctactcactacacgaCAAAAAATAActcttcaaagtaaaaaatgtGAGCCTTGTACATAAATTCACATACGActccattatactcaatttaatttttaatattaaattctctcaactattcattacattttcacactttttctcataattcaacaacacaatcattacaacccaattaaaatcaaaacacaactcaactcaactctaaaaccaaacacaccaacTCTTATAAGATTGGGACTCTGGCTGATTGCATTATTGCCACAAGTTCACATTCATCATCAGGAGTTCGATCACCACTTGGTTTAGTACAGAATAATGAAGAGCTCAAAATTAGGACTTGATCCGTACTTCCTCGAGCGGCACTTTACCCTTCTGAACACACTCATAGTTGAAGGCTCCATAATTCTTCACGGTTCGGTACATTCTTGGTCTAGCCTCATCCACCAAGCAATGCAGGGGCTCAATTTCTCCATCTTGCTCCGGCTCATTGAACATGGCCACAGATAGCCTCAGCTGGTTCGGGTTGGTCAAGACCCTGTGCACGGGACTCTTGAATATCCCGTTGCTCAATATCTGTGGAAGCTCAAGCTAAAGTCAGTTCAAGGATGGACTCGAACATCACAAAAACACCAGATATCATCTCCATCAGGTCTAGAAAAATAAGGACTGCAAAAGCTACTTTTAACCACCCGACAAATTTACCTGCATTTGATCTCCAAGATTGACGACGAGAGCTTGAGGAATCACGGGAACAGTGGCCCATGCCCCATCTTTGAAGACCTGAAGCCCTTCCACTTCCTCACCTTGTAGAAGGACTGTGATACTTGACCTATCTGAATGAGGCTTCACGCCCAAGACATCAGCGCTTGGGGAAGGCGGGTAGAAGTTGAATCTCACTCGCATTATTGGCCGAGCTCCGTATTGGCTCAAGAAGCCGTCCTCTTCCAAGTTCAGCAATCTAGCCATCGCCTTCGAGAGATCATCCATCACGGACTTCACCTTAGTGGCATACTCGTGCAAGATTTCACTGGGAAAAGGAACATCAGTAATCACAGTACGGAAGTTTGCAGCAAGCAACcataaaaattttgacttgccgatttaatatataattacccAAAATCTGTCGGATTTTCAGGCCAAAGATTGAGCCTCCTCTGATCTACAGGGAACACCCCAAGGGAAAGGCGATAGCAACAGTCGATCACTTGCTTCTCCGCCACTATCGGGTCATCCCCGTAACCCTCGGCTTCATTCGCAGCTCGCGCGCACTTCCGTTTCTCTTCATCGGGGAGAGCAAAGAACTCCTTTGCAACTCCTCGGACTTTGTCGAGGAACTTGCTTGGGATTCCGTGGCCGACCGCCTGTAATACAAAGCAATGCCGCAAGGAAAAATCGTTCCTTTATGCTCCGAAACCACAAGATTTGTGCACAATCAGCTGTTCTAAACCAAAAGATCATCTAACTTTCGGCAAGCTACTCGACTCGAGAGAAACAAGAAGCCCTGAAAGGAATATGACAGTAATAGCAAAAGGGGAGCTCGGAAGAAACCTGGAAGCAGCCGCAGGAGCTGAGGACTGACTTCACCTTCTGCAGTTCGTTCTCAGAGGAAGAGAGGAGGGAGACGTCAATGGTGGGGAAGATGGAGTCGGTGCTCTCTCGCTCTTTGGTGGCCAGCTTGAGACGAGATGATGAAATCGGACAAGTTACGAGATTGCTGCTGCTGACAGAGAGACGAgacaatattatatatagggGCACGGATCCGTATGTTACCTTAGAGGCATGATCCATCCTTCACTCTTGGTTGACGTGACCAACGAGAAGATTGTCTGCTGCAAAAGACGGTCCCACCGGGGGGCCCCACGTTGTCGGGACAGGCCGCGGGTCCCAGATCAAGTGCTTCAAGTTGATGGTGTTTTGCACCTGCCTGTCTGAACCAGCTACTGCTCTATCAAATATCTCAACTGCTTCAACATGAGATGTGTGATAATTCATTCATTAACTCGGACCTGGACCCGGTCGGTTTTGTGCAGGTATAGTGTGCTGTTCTCCTGTGTTTTACGCCGATGAAGCCGTGCCGCGTCATGTTCCTGTCATACTTGTATAATTAAGTCTGCTAATTAAGACAGAcattgtcaatttttaatatttctccTGTCCGGCCAAGTGTGATCACATGAGCCCCATTTGAGGCCGGCAAGCACGGGTTTTTTGAATGACGCCAATTTGCATTAAAAatggtctctctctcttttagaATTGACGTCTCCTGTCGTCTAATCCGTGGTCTGGTTCATTTTTTGTTGCTCTTATTACAACATGGAATCAACTTTCTTCAACTTTTGGGAATATGTCGATACcgtctctcttttttcctgGAAAACTAATTGGCTCATTTAGTTTTAGAATTGattagagttgaattttgattttaattagtttgtaataattgtattgtgaaattatgataaaaagtgtgaaaaagtaatgaatagttgagagaaagtaacaATTGTactgttaaattatgaaaaataaataaataaatagttgagagaaagtaatgattgtattgttgaattgtggaaaaaataatgaataattgaaagaatttaatattaaaaattgaattaaatagttaaaaaaattaaagaaaaatgaaaaagtaataattgtattgttaaattgaaaatcagtgaaattaagtggagtagagttaaaaaatgTTTATTAAACCAAACAGGGTTGGGCAACGCGTGATCTATTCTATGTGAAGGAATGGTCAAGTTGTTTggcaaatgaaaattttgttaaCTCTACTTTACTTTAACTTCAATTTAtcttaattcaacaatataattattacttttttttttcaatttttttattttaactacaattcaatttaatttttaataataaattatctcaactattcattacttttttcacgattcaacaacacaattattctttttctcaactattcattttttttcctgcaattcaacaatacaatcattacaacatcaaatctctcaactattcattattttattcctgcaattcaataacacaatcattacaatatcaaataaatataattatttatagatGGAACGGAGAGAAGTAGAgtgaaattacaaaaattttcatttgccAAACAATATAAGATCATCACTAAGAAATCGTTGCACTctcttgaatttttattgaCAAATGCCTGAGGAAAACCAATTAAAGTTCCCCGGAACTACTCAGCTACAAGCAAAAAGCCTGATATTCGGCATGTGAACAAATACCAACGAGAAAGGAGCGATAGTCACGGGATCCGTGGCTTTCACATGAACGGGCTGAAGAGCTGGAATCTCCCCAGAGGTATTTACAGTTAAAACTTCCCCGTTGAGGAGGACTGTCCGGCTGTGCAAATTTCCGTCCTTCGCTGTTAAATGGTATTCCTCCCTCGTTGTCTCTTCCCTGTAACTTCTTGGCGGCCGAATAGCCTTGGATTTACTAGAGCTCTGACTATGGTGTCCGTGGTGATGGTGCTGGTCATGGTGGAGGCGATGATTTTGACTACCGTTAAATGTGACTTTGGCCTCAACTGTTGAGTTACCGTCCAGGTTAATCAACAATACAACAACTCCGTTCTGCATTTAAGACAAGGAGGGGAAGTCAGATGAAAGAGTAAAACGTTCTCGACCTTTTGGCTCAATCAAGCTAGATATTCGACTTACAGATGGCTTTGCACAGTGAGCATAAGTACGGAGTTTGTTAGTCCCAGAAAAGCTCGTCGCGAGAACGTTTCTTCCCATCAGCCGATGCCAGAGAAGAGCACTGCACACAGAAGAAAGAGAACATTAGCGTGGAATTTGTAcgtttaatttgtttatttctcaagaaccgaaaaaaagaagaaggaaaaattaCAGAAATTGCAATCCAGATTTTTCAGCTACCTGTAGTAATCTGGATTTGGTACAAAAGTAGTTGCGTCAAGCAACCCGTAGTTTCCACCAATCAGTGATTGTCTACAGTAAGTTTTTGTATCGTAGGTCGACGCCATACCAAGCTGATCCAAGTACCTATCATAAGCAATGCGAACTGGTCAAAAGAACATGTGAATAatcgggaaaaaaataaaacttttatttCATGTTAGGGGGAAAGAAATACCAGAAACTGAACACAAAGGCATTTGTAACAAGATTTCTGCCACTATTGTAAGCCCCTCCCGCCTCTCCTACCCATGCCACTGCAGAAGTTGCCGAGCTCTTAATCGTGTTTTGGAGGTCTCTAAATGTATTAACCGTATTATC from Punica granatum isolate Tunisia-2019 chromosome 3, ASM765513v2, whole genome shotgun sequence includes:
- the LOC116201558 gene encoding protein SRG1-like, which codes for MDHASKMATKEGESTDSIYPTIDVSLLSSSENELQKVKSVLSSCGCFQAVGHGIPSEFLDKVRGVAKEFFALPDEEKQKCVRAANEVEGYGDDLIVAEKQVIDCCYRLFLRVFPVDQRRLNLWPENPTDFGEILHEYATKVKSVMDDLSKVMARSLNLDEDSFLSQYGARPIMQVRFNFYPPSPSADVLGVKPHSDRSGITVLLQDEEVEGLQVFKDGAWATVPVIPQALVVNLGDQMQIMSNGIFKSPVHRVLTNPNQLRLSVAMFNEPEQDGEIGPLHCLVDEARPRMYRTVKNYAAFNYECVQKGKVPLEEVRIKS
- the LOC116198526 gene encoding protein SRG1-like; translation: MDHASKLATKERESTDSIFPTIDVSLLSSSENELQKVKSVLSSCGCFQAVGHGIPSKFLDKVRGVAKEFFALPDEEKRKCARAANEAEGYGDDPIVAEKQVIDCCYRLSLGVFPVDQRRLNLWPENPTDFGEILHEYATKVKSVMDDLSKAMARLLNLEEDGFLSQYGARPIMRVRFNFYPPSPSADVLGVKPHSDRSSITVLLQGEEVEGLQVFKDGAWATVPVIPQALVVNLGDQMQILSNGIFKSPVHRVLTNPNQLRLSVAMFNEPEQDGEIEPLHCLVDEARPRMYRTVKNYGAFNYECVQKGKVPLEEVRIKS